A region from the Salvia splendens isolate huo1 chromosome 15, SspV2, whole genome shotgun sequence genome encodes:
- the LOC121769368 gene encoding 60S ribosomal protein L18-2-like — MGIDLEAGGKCKKTKRTAPKSNDIYLKLLVKLYRFLVRRTSSSFNKVILKRLIMSRVNKAPLSLSRLAQLMKNKEDKIAVLVGPVTDDIRVHDIPAMKVTALRFTERARARIEKAGGECLTFDQLALRAPLGQNTVLLRGSPKAREAVKHFGPAPGVPHSHTKPYVRARGRKFERARGKRNSRGFRV, encoded by the exons ATG GGTATTGATTTGGAAGCCGGAGGCAAGTGCAAGAAGACCAAGCGCACTGCGCCTAAGTCCAATGACATTTACCTGAAGCTTCTCGTGAAG TTGTATAGGTTTCTCGTGAGGAGGACCTCGAGCAGCTTCAATAAGGTGATATTGAAGCGTTTAATCATGAGCAGGGTGAACAAAGCTCCGCTTTCGCTGTCTCGGCTCGCACAGCTCATGAAGAACAAG GAGGACAAGATAGCTGTTCTTGTAGGACCTGTAACCGATGATATTCGGGTGCATGACATCCCTGCCATGAAGGTTACTGCCCTGAGGTTCACAGAAAGAGCCAGAGCTAGGATTGAGAAGGCTGGTGGTGAATGTCTTACGTTTGACCAGCTTGCTCTTAGAGCCCCTCTTGGACAGAACACG GTACTACTGAGAGGTTCTCCTAAAGCTCGTGAAGCTGTGAAGCACTTTGGTCCTGCTCCAGGTGTGCCACACAGCCACACCAAGCCTTATGTGCGAGCCAGAGGAAGGAAGTTTGAGAGGGCAAGAGGAAAGAGAAACAGTAGGGGTTTCAGGGTTTGA
- the LOC121767295 gene encoding uncharacterized protein YnbB-like isoform X1, which yields MCKLLSFSTSATPPAPTFRLTCAAVAFPGATVAVRSRPWTSALCIRYDEHPFVPEVERAVDSLYSEFRAVDNLVACNSARVLKAFKNARVGFHHFGGSTGYGHEESGGREALDEAFAEVFGAESAIVRGQFFSGTHAITCALFAFLRPGDEMIIICQLLAVAGAPYDTLEEVIGIRDSNDLGSLRDYRIDYREVPLAEDGGLDWDALKIALKPQTKCALIQRSCGYSWRRSLSVEEIGRAIEIIKLQNPHCLVMVDNCYGEFTDRIEPPMVGADLIAGSFIKNPGGTIAPCGGYVAGKKKWVAAAAARLSAPGLGTDCGSTSGDIMRLFFQGLFLAPQMVGEAVKGSLLIAEVMAGRGYEVQPFCRAPRNDVVQAVKLGSRERLLAFCEAVQRNSPVSSFTKPIAGATPGYASEVIFADGTFIDGSTSELSCDGPLREPYAVFCQGGSHWTQWGLVLGDVLKAL from the exons ATGTGTAAGCTCTTATCCTTCAGCACCTCTGCCACTCCTCCGGCGCCAACTTTCCGCTTAACCTGCGCCGCCGTGGCTTTTCCCGGAGCCACAGTTGCAGTGCGCTCACGGCCATGGACCTCAGCTCTTTGTATCCGCTACGATGAGCATCCGTTCGTACCGGAGGTTGAGAGAGCGGTGGACTCGTTGTACTCGGAATTCCGAGCTGTGGATAATCTGGTGGCGTGCAACTCGGCGCGCGTGCTTAAAGCTTTTAAGAATGCTCGTGTTGGATTCCAT CACTTTGGTGGCAGCACGGGCTATGGTCATGAGGAATCTGGTGGGCGTGAAGCACTGGATGAAGCTTTTGCAGAGGTTTTTGGTGCTGAATCTGCAATTGTTCGAGGACAG TTTTTCTCAGGTACTCACGCAATCACATGTGCTTTATTTGCTTTCCTAAGGCCTGGAGATGAG ATGATTATTATTTGCCAGCTTCTGGCAGTTGCTGGAGCTCCCTATGACACGCTGGAAGAAGTTATTGGGATCAGGGACTCTAATGATTTGGGTTCTTTGCGAGACTATAGAATAGATTACAGAGAAGTGCCA CTTGCAGAGGATGGAGGGCTTGACTGGGACGCCCTGAAGATTGCTCTGAAACCTCAAACAAAATGTGCACTCATTCAAAGATCATGCGGTTATTCATGGAGGCGTAGCTTGAGTGTAGAAGAAATCGGCAGGGCTATAGAGATAATCAAG TTGCAGAATCCCCATTGTTTGGTCATGGTGGATAATTGCTATGGTGAATTTACAGATAGAATCGAACCTCCAATGGTG GGTGCAGATCTAATTGCTGGAAGTTTCATAAAAAATCCTGGTGGAACTATAGCCCCATGTGGTGGGTATGTTGCTGGGAAAAAGAAATGGGTAGCAGCAGCAGCTGCTCGTCTCTCTGCCCCGGGTCTAGGAACTGATTGTGGTTCTACGTCAGGTGATATAATGCGACTGTTTTTTCAGGGATTGTTCCTCGCTCCACAAATGGTTGGTGAAGCAGTAAAG GGAAGCCTTCTTATTGCTGAAGTAATGGCAGGTAGAGGATATGAGGTGCAACCATTTTGCCGAGCCCCCCGCAATGATGTAGTGCAG GCAGTAAAACTTGGAAGCCGTGAACGGCTGCTCGCCTTTTGTGAAGCTGTGCAAAGAAATTCTCCAGTTAGCTCTTTTACAAAACCTATAGCAGGTGCAACTCCTGGCTATGCATCTGAG GTGATATTTGCTGATGGGACATTTATTGACGGAAGTACAAGTGAACTTTCGTGTGATGGCCCTCTCAGGGAGCCATATGCCGTCTTCTGCCAG GGTGGCAGCCATTGGACGCAGTGGGGACTAGTTCTCGGGGATGTGCTAAAAGCGTTGTAA
- the LOC121767295 gene encoding uncharacterized protein YnbB-like isoform X2 gives MCKLLSFSTSATPPAPTFRLTCAAVAFPGATVAVRSRPWTSALCIRYDEHPFVPEVERAVDSLYSEFRAVDNLVACNSARVLKAFKNARVGFHHFGGSTGYGHEESGGREALDEAFAEVFGAESAIVRGQFFSGTHAITCALFAFLRPGDELLAVAGAPYDTLEEVIGIRDSNDLGSLRDYRIDYREVPLAEDGGLDWDALKIALKPQTKCALIQRSCGYSWRRSLSVEEIGRAIEIIKLQNPHCLVMVDNCYGEFTDRIEPPMVGADLIAGSFIKNPGGTIAPCGGYVAGKKKWVAAAAARLSAPGLGTDCGSTSGDIMRLFFQGLFLAPQMVGEAVKGSLLIAEVMAGRGYEVQPFCRAPRNDVVQAVKLGSRERLLAFCEAVQRNSPVSSFTKPIAGATPGYASEVIFADGTFIDGSTSELSCDGPLREPYAVFCQGGSHWTQWGLVLGDVLKAL, from the exons ATGTGTAAGCTCTTATCCTTCAGCACCTCTGCCACTCCTCCGGCGCCAACTTTCCGCTTAACCTGCGCCGCCGTGGCTTTTCCCGGAGCCACAGTTGCAGTGCGCTCACGGCCATGGACCTCAGCTCTTTGTATCCGCTACGATGAGCATCCGTTCGTACCGGAGGTTGAGAGAGCGGTGGACTCGTTGTACTCGGAATTCCGAGCTGTGGATAATCTGGTGGCGTGCAACTCGGCGCGCGTGCTTAAAGCTTTTAAGAATGCTCGTGTTGGATTCCAT CACTTTGGTGGCAGCACGGGCTATGGTCATGAGGAATCTGGTGGGCGTGAAGCACTGGATGAAGCTTTTGCAGAGGTTTTTGGTGCTGAATCTGCAATTGTTCGAGGACAG TTTTTCTCAGGTACTCACGCAATCACATGTGCTTTATTTGCTTTCCTAAGGCCTGGAGATGAG CTTCTGGCAGTTGCTGGAGCTCCCTATGACACGCTGGAAGAAGTTATTGGGATCAGGGACTCTAATGATTTGGGTTCTTTGCGAGACTATAGAATAGATTACAGAGAAGTGCCA CTTGCAGAGGATGGAGGGCTTGACTGGGACGCCCTGAAGATTGCTCTGAAACCTCAAACAAAATGTGCACTCATTCAAAGATCATGCGGTTATTCATGGAGGCGTAGCTTGAGTGTAGAAGAAATCGGCAGGGCTATAGAGATAATCAAG TTGCAGAATCCCCATTGTTTGGTCATGGTGGATAATTGCTATGGTGAATTTACAGATAGAATCGAACCTCCAATGGTG GGTGCAGATCTAATTGCTGGAAGTTTCATAAAAAATCCTGGTGGAACTATAGCCCCATGTGGTGGGTATGTTGCTGGGAAAAAGAAATGGGTAGCAGCAGCAGCTGCTCGTCTCTCTGCCCCGGGTCTAGGAACTGATTGTGGTTCTACGTCAGGTGATATAATGCGACTGTTTTTTCAGGGATTGTTCCTCGCTCCACAAATGGTTGGTGAAGCAGTAAAG GGAAGCCTTCTTATTGCTGAAGTAATGGCAGGTAGAGGATATGAGGTGCAACCATTTTGCCGAGCCCCCCGCAATGATGTAGTGCAG GCAGTAAAACTTGGAAGCCGTGAACGGCTGCTCGCCTTTTGTGAAGCTGTGCAAAGAAATTCTCCAGTTAGCTCTTTTACAAAACCTATAGCAGGTGCAACTCCTGGCTATGCATCTGAG GTGATATTTGCTGATGGGACATTTATTGACGGAAGTACAAGTGAACTTTCGTGTGATGGCCCTCTCAGGGAGCCATATGCCGTCTTCTGCCAG GGTGGCAGCCATTGGACGCAGTGGGGACTAGTTCTCGGGGATGTGCTAAAAGCGTTGTAA
- the LOC121768951 gene encoding uncharacterized protein LOC121768951: MAASIQISISFSHARPLPPYPYSAKKHCLNKFNFLRPINYRSTSRTKIESFHKDCSKAGVSRENWPFLGVGRGKDGVPVSGGKRVVLMKFRNGFNGLGGGGGGRVSGETARTVGNLALAILLTYLSMTGQLGWLLDAIVSLWLLAVLVPIVGIGAFLWWAGRDILQSNCPNCGNEFQVFKSTLTDELQLCPFCSQPFSVKGDEFVPEPVKFSNQSTIFDQPFGDFNPRTKKGKSSSVSVVDIEADVRDAE, translated from the exons ATGGCAGCATCAATACAAATTTCCATCAGCTTCTCGCATGCTCGCCCTCTCCCTCCGTACCCTTATTCAGCCAAGAAACATTGTTTGAATAAGTTCAATTTTTTACGACCCATCAATTATCGTTCGACATCAAGAACAAAGATTGAATCTTTTCATAAAGACTGTTCCAAGGCGGGCGTTTCTAGGGAAAATTGGCCGTTTCTTGGAGTGGGCAGAGGCAAAGATGGAGTTCCAGTGAGTGGGGGCAAGAGGGTGGTCTTAATGAAGTTTCGTAACGGCTTTAATGGtctcggcggcggcggtggtggaagAGTTAGCGGTGAAACGGCAAGGACTGTGGGAAATTTGGCTTTGGCAATTTTACTCACTTATCTTTCAATGACTGGGCAGTTGGGCTGGCTTCTCGATGCTATTGTTTCCCTTTGG CTTCTTGCAGTGCTTGTGCCGATTGTGGGCATCGGGGCTTTTCTGTGGTGGGCAGGCCGAGATATTCTCCAAAGCAAT TGCCCAAACTGTGGAAATGAATTCCAAGTATTCAA ATCTACTTTGACCGATGAGCTGCAGTTGTGCCCATTCTGTAGTCAACCGTTTTCAG TCAAGGGTGATGAGTTTGTCCCGGAGCCAGTGAAGTTTTCCAACCAATCCACAATATTTGATCAACCATTTGGCGACTTCAATCCCCGTACGAAGAAAG GAAAAAGTTCATCTGTGTCTGTAGTGGATATTGAAGCAGATGTAAGAGATGCAGAGTGA
- the LOC121769565 gene encoding transmembrane protein 184C-like — MDRVKFTLMGSTVCVMLSLHFSIQLVSQHYLAWKKPKEQKAIIIIVLMAPLYAIDSYVGLLDIKGSETFFTFLDSVKECYEALVMAKFLSLMYTYLNISISKNIVPDEIKGREIHHLFPMTLFQPHTVRLDHKNLKLLKDWTLQFVVIRPVCSVLMITFQLLDMYPSWLSWTFTIILNVSVSLALYSLVVFYHVFAKELAPHKPLAKFLCVKGIVFFCFWQGIMLDILVAIGIIKSNHFWLDVEHLQEALQNVLVIVEMVFFSLLMQYAYSAEPYRTGLSSVKTEEKKKE; from the exons ATGGATCGGGTGAAGTTCACACTGATGGGATCGACTGTGTGTGTCATGCTCAGTTTACATTTCTCAATACAGCTAGTGTCCCAACATTATCTAGCATGGAAGAAGCCCAAGGAACAAAAGGCAATTATCATAATCGTCCTCATGGCTCCCTTATATGCTATTGACTCTTATGTTGGTCTGTTGGACATCAAAGGAAGTGAAACATTTTTCACTTTCTTGGATTCTGTGAAAGAATGTTATGAGGCTCTG GTGATGGCAAAGTTTTTGAGTTTAATGTACACCTACTTGAACATATCCATCAGCAAAAACATAGTACCAGATGAAATTAAAGGAAGAGAAATTCATCACTTGTTCCCGATGACTCTTTTCCAG CCCCATACTGTTCGTTTGGACCACAAAAATCTCAAACTTCTCAAGGACTGGACATTGCAATTTGTTGTGATCCGCCCTGTCTGCTCCGTCTTGATGATAACGTTTCAACTTCTTGATATGTACCCTAGCTGGCTGAGCTGGACATTCACCATCATCTTGAATGTTTCTGTTTCACTGGCCCTGTACTCTCTTGTTGTGTTTTACCATGTTTTCGCGAAGGAGTTGGCACCTCACAAACCCCTTGCGAAATTCTTATGCGTCAAAGGAATCGTCTTCTTCTGCTTCTGGCAG GGAATCATGCTTGATATTCTTGTAGCGATTGGCATAATAAAATCGAACCACTTCTGGCTGGACGTTGAGCATCTTCAGGAAGCTCTTCAGAACGTCTTGGTGATTGTGGAGATGGTCTTTTTCTCCCTTCTCATGCAATACGCATATAGCGCCGAACCGTACCGCACCGGTTTGAGTTCGGTCAAGActgaagagaagaagaaagaatga